A region of Dioscorea cayenensis subsp. rotundata cultivar TDr96_F1 chromosome 5, TDr96_F1_v2_PseudoChromosome.rev07_lg8_w22 25.fasta, whole genome shotgun sequence DNA encodes the following proteins:
- the LOC120260627 gene encoding LOW QUALITY PROTEIN: myb family transcription factor EFM-like (The sequence of the model RefSeq protein was modified relative to this genomic sequence to represent the inferred CDS: deleted 1 base in 1 codon) gives MTSCSRRTLVQGNYTSICSLYLSLSYIMDSPPSSELTLDYKPNNYALPLPSQTQSPFTSINNNNHHHHHHHHHDQLDQLQDFLNRLQDERSKIEAFQRELPLCMQLINNAMEAYKQQLETLLTNQGVIKPVLEEFIPLKTMSINESDKSSDPSLEKASWMVTAQLWNPASDITKKEEQEPSLSAPLKETQENIDSNHKLPFDSKQRNGGAFLPFSKDKSKGSSLVVSPGKEMDNDQQQAKVTTTQTHRKARRCWSPDLHRRFVNALQILGGSQVATPKQIRELMKVDGLTNDEVKSHLQKYRLHTRRPMPAPQQAAPPPQLVVLGGIWVPPQYTAAHAGAAHYCAPPMAQEFYPATGHHHFLQPSLERSSTVTNYRGGLSSPESEGRSGGDRSESIEEEEVEEREDEEEEEIEMMEKKKALAQVSSMADDCSGLKF, from the exons ATGACTAGTTGTTCAAGGAGAACACTAGTGCAAGGAAATTACACATCCATTTGCTCattatatctctctctctcatatatcATGGATTCACCACCTTCATCTGAGTTAACCCTTGATTACAAACCCAACAATTATGCACTCCCACTCCCTTCTCAAACCCAATCACCCTTTActtctattaataataataatcatcatcatcatcatcatcatcatcatgatcaaCTTGATCAGCTCCAAGACTTCCTTAATCGCCTTCAGGATGAAAGATCCAAGATTGAAGCCTTCCAGCGTGAACTTCCTCTTTGCATGCAACTCATCAACAAtg CAATGGAAGCATACAAGCAGCAGCTGGAAACATTACTGACAAACCAAGGAGTGATAAAACCAGTCCTTGAAGAGTTCATACCTCTCAAGACCATGAGCATCAATGAAAGTGATAAAAGC TCTGATCCATCTTTGGAGAAAGCAAGCTGGATGGTCACAGCACAACTATGGAACCCAGCTAGTGACATAACCAAGAAGGAAGAACAAGAGCCTTCACTATCTGCACCATTGAAGgaaacacaagaaaatatagaCTCAAATCACAAGCTTCCATTTGACTCTAAACAAAGAAATGGTGGTGCATTCCTTCCTTTCTCCAAGGACAAGAGCAAAGGTTCCTCTCTTGTCGTTTCTCCTGGAAAAGAAATGGATAATGATCAACAACAAGCCAAGGTTACAACTACGCAAACACATCGGAAAGCAAGGAGGTGCTGGTCACCGGATTTGCACCGTCGGTTTGTTAATGCTCTTCAGATTCTTGGTGGATCTCAAG TTGCAACACCAAAGCAGATCAGAGAATTGATGAAGGTGGATGGATtgacaaatgatgaggtgaaAAGCCACCTgcag AAGTACAGGCTGCACACAAGAAGGCCCATGCCGGCCCCACAGCAGGCGGCGCCGCCGCCGCAGCTGGTGGTCTTAGGTGGCATATGGGTCCCACCACAGTACACAGCAGCTCATGCTGGAGCTGCACACTACTGTGCACCACCAATGGCTCAAGAGTTTTATCCGGCCACTGGGCACCACCACTTTCTCCAGCCTTCGTTGGAGCGTAGTAGCACGGTCACTAATTATCGAGGAGGGCTGAGCTCGCCGGAGTCGGAGGGACGGAGCGGCGGAGACAGGTCGGAGAGCATCGAGGAGGAGGAAGTGGAGGAGAgagaggatgaggaggaggaagagatagagatgatggagaagaagaaggcattGGCTCAGGTGAGCTCAATGGCAGATGACTGCAGTGGACTCAagttctag